In the Setaria italica strain Yugu1 chromosome VI, Setaria_italica_v2.0, whole genome shotgun sequence genome, one interval contains:
- the LOC101766278 gene encoding rust resistance kinase Lr10, with product MASETRGGDIAIAIVSVIIGGIVVIVVSVLIYKCCKLRMMRKYGGLPPPPVLPLVETRTAAALPTSGNGGTAAMASVKHSSTSSSYGAVDVVKNRPLRFSSLQLQEFTGNYAEKLGAGGFGVVYRGQIPLPDHGSLPVAVKVLGSEMGRRAEEQFMAEIGTIGRTSHVSLVRLYGFCFDADLKALVYEFMPNGSLDRHLFFHDAGGGGDKLGFDKLYDVAVGTAKAIRYLHDECERRIIHYDIKPGNVLLDEAFRPKVADFGLARLCERERTHMTMTGGGRGTPGYAAPELWMAAPATHKCDVYSYGMLLFEILGRRRNYVDGESKDESADERWYPRWAWRRLERGETEVLAARALAGEAGKEGRKKVERMCAVALWCVQYRPEDRPSMSGVVRMLEGDEDVAAPAVSPFAHLDSDQLVSQTFTAGTTTTTFGSAA from the exons ATGGCGTCGGAAACAAGAGGTGGAGACATCGCAATAGCCATCG TGTCCGTGATCATCGGCGGGATCGTGGTGATCGTGGTGTCGGTGCTCATCTACAAGTGCTGCAAGCTGCGCATGATGCGCAAGTACGGcggccttccgccgccgccagtcctGCCTTTGGTGGAGACGAGGACGGCAGCGGCGTTGCCAACCAGCGGCAACGGCGGCACGGCTGCCATGGCTAGCGTCAAGcacagcagcaccagcagcagctatGGCGCCGTGGACGTCGTCAAGAACCGTCCACTGAGGTTCAGCTCGCTGCAGCTGCAGGAATTCACCGGCAACTACGCCGAGaagctcggcgccggcggcttcgGCGTGGTGTACCGAGGCCAGATCCCGCTCCCGGATCACGGCAGCCTTCCGGTGGCCGTGAAGGTCCTCGGCAGTGAGATGGGGCGGCGCGCCGAGGAGCAGTTCATGGCGGAGATCGGCACCATCGGGAGGACGTCGCACGTCAGCCTCGTCCGTCTCTACGGCTTCTGCTTCGACGCCGACCTCAAGGCCCTCGTCTACGAGTTCATGCCCAACGGCTCGCTCGAccgccacctcttcttccacgacgccggcggcggcggcgacaagcTCGGGTTCGACAAGCTCTACGACGTCGCCGTCGGCACGGCGAAGGCGATCCGGTACCTCCACGACGAGTGCGAGCGGCGGATCATCCACTACGACATCAAGCCCGGCAACGTCCTCCTCGACGAGGCCTTCCGTCCAaaggtcgccgacttcgggcTGGCGAGGCTGTGCGAGCGGGAGAGGACGCACATGACGATGACCGGTGGTGGGCGGGGCACGCCTGGGTACGCGGCGCCGGAGCTATGGATGGCAGCGCCGGCGACGCACAAATGTGACGTGTACAGCTACGGGATGCTGCTGTTCGAGATCCTGGGAAGGCGGAGGAACTACGTCGACGGTGAATCGAAGGACGAGAGCGCCGACGAGCGCTGGTACCCGCggtgggcgtggcggcggctggAGCGCGGGGAGACGGAGGTGCTGGCGGCGCGggcgctcgccggcgaggccggcaaggaggggaggaagaaagtGGAGCGGATGTGCGCGGTGGCGCTGTGGTGCGTGCAGTACCGGCCGGAGGACAGGCCGTCGATGAGCGGCGTCGTGCGGATGCTGGAGGGCGACGAGGacgtcgccgcgccggcggtgAGCCCCTTCGCGCATCTCGACTCCGATCAGCTGGTGTCGCAGACTTTCACGgcgggcaccaccaccaccacgttCGGATCCGCCGCTTAG
- the LOC101766684 gene encoding U-box domain-containing protein 8, producing MEAWPDDFRCPITLEVMTDPVILPSGHTFERRSIQRWLDGGHLTCPVTNLPLPPSPPLIPNHALRRLIATVAPSAVAAPVPSEGGAQGRQEAAASAAAVQPSSPVPTLLRLAKSGAAGRREVLESGNAAVLLRHAAAGDEAAARALLLLTLDGDDTRVGLVADGAVDALSSAVRRGGAVAALAATALTSLATVDVNKCTIGAHPLVIPELVGLLRRGGPRERREAATALYELCKLPENRRRAVREGAAPALATLAAAGSARAVEVLGLLAKCREGRQELCKIPGIVAVLSGVAGSGNSRAIEQALLVLNWICSESNELALEAIKLGAFQLCETLVNDDNCKIAKNALELARTLETA from the coding sequence ATGGAGGCGTGGCCGGACGACTTCCGGTGCCCCATCACGCTGGAGGTCATGACGGACCCCGTCATCCTCCCCTCCGGCCACACCTTCGAGCGCCGCAGCATCCAGCGCTGGCTCGACGGGGGGCACCTTACCTGCCCCGTCACCAACCTCCCGCtgccgccctccccgccgctcaTCCCCAACCACGCGCTGCGCCGCCTCATAGCCACCGTCGCGCCTTCAGCGGTGGCCGCCCCCGTCCCATCGGAAGGGGGTGCGCAGGGGAGGCAAGAAGCGGCGGCGTCTGCGGCAGCGGTCCAGCCCTCGTCGCCCGTGCCGACGCTGCTGAGGCTGGCCAAgtccggcgccgccgggcggaGGGAGGTACTGGAGTCCGGCAACGCGGCGGTGCTGCTGCGGcacgcggcggccggggacgaggcggcggcTCGGGCGCTTCTGCTCCTCACCCTGGACGGCGACGACACGCGCGTCGGGCTCGTGGCGGACGGCGCCGTCGACGCGCTCTCCTCCGCggtgcgccgcggcggcgccgtcgccgcgctcgcgGCCACGGCGCTCACCAGCCTCGCCACCGTCGACGTCAACAAATGCACCATCGGGGCGCACCCCTTGGTCATCCCGGAGCTGGTGGGGCTCCTCCGCCGCGGAGGCCCGCGGGAGCGCCGCGAGGCGGCCACGGCCCTGTACGAGCTCTGCAAGCTGCCGGAGaaccgccgccgcgcggtgcGCGAGGGCGCGGCGCCCGCGCTCGCCACCttagccgccgccggctccgcccgcgccgtcgAGGTGCTCGGCCTCCTCGCCAAGTGCCGCGAGGGGCGCCAGGAGCTGTGCAAGATCCCCGGCATCGTTGCCGTGCTCTCCGGCGTCGCCGGAAGCGGCAACTCCCGGGCAATCGAGCAGGCCTTGCTCGTCCTCAACTGGATTTGCTCGGAGAGCAACGAATTGGCATTGGAAGCAATAAAGCTGGGAGCTTTCCAGCTCTGTGAGACCCTGGTGAACGACGACAACTGCAAGATCGCCAAGAACGCGCTCGAATTGGCCCGGACGCTCGAGACAGCGTGA
- the LOC101767095 gene encoding NAD(P)H dehydrogenase (quinone) FQR1 produces MATKIYIVYYSTYGHVATLAEEIKKGAASVDGVEVKLWQVPETLSGEALAKMSAPPMREDVPVITPAELVDADGLLFGFPTRFGMLPAQFKAFMDGTSDLWCEQRLAGKPAGIFCSTGCQGGGQETTALTAITQLVHHGMIFVPVGYTFGAGMFEMGEVKGGSPYGAGTVAGDGSRVPTQLELQQAFHQGKYFAGIAKKLKGSSA; encoded by the exons ATGGCGACCAAGATCTACATCGT GTACTACTCCACCTATGGCCACGTCGCGACGCTCGCGGAGGAGATCAAGAAAGGCGCCGCGTCCGTCGACGGCGTCGAGGTCAAGCTGTGGCAG GTCCCGGAGACACTCTCCGGCGAGGCGCTGGCGAAGATGAGCGCCCCTCCGATGCGGGAGGACGTGCCGGTGATCACCCCCGCGGAGCTCGTGGACGCCGACGGCCTCCTCTTCGGGTTCCCGACCAGGTTCGGCATGCTCCCCGCGCAGTTCAAGGCGTTCATGGACGGCACCAGCGACCTCTGGTGCGAGCAGAGGCTTGCCGGAAAGCCCGCCGGCATCTTCTGCTCCACCGGCTGCCAGGGCGGCGGCCAGGAAACCACCGC GCTGACTGCGATCACCCAGCTGGTGCATCACGGCATGATCTTCGTGCCGGTAGGGTACACGTTCGGCGCCGGGATGTTCGAGATGGGGGAGGTGAAGGGCGGGAGCCCGTACGGAGCCGGCACCGTCGCCGGGGACGGGTCCAGGGTGCCTACCCAGCTCGAGCTGCAGCAGGCCTTCCACCAGGGGAAGTACTTCGCGGGGATCGCCAAGAAGCTCAAGGGCTCCTCCGCATGA